The proteins below are encoded in one region of Planctopirus limnophila DSM 3776:
- a CDS encoding DUF1501 domain-containing protein — translation MLVIPGQAGKDMCDPHLGVSRRALLRVGGTGLFGLSLGQMLGLKAQANDSALATGGPGWNKAKSIILVYLQGGPSHLDLWDPKENVPDNVRSAFAPISTKLPGVKFTEILPKLAQVNDKFTLIRSMSYTPNGLFNHTAAIYQMMTGYTTDKVSPSGQLEPPSPKDFPNFGSNIIRLKPPKEQMLPFVMLPRPLQESNVVGKGGTAGFLGKAYDPYTLYPDGDDMDMAKMERIRIDDLQLRPEVYATRLERRARLREQINSLMPRMDEAVADYKLGEYYDQALGLIISGRAREAFAISTEDDATRDLYGRNTFGQSLLLARRLVEAGTRVVEVVWPKVANSDNHSWDHHVGLTDRMKKQSGPMFDAGLSGLITDLDQRGLLNETLVVAVGEFGRSPQKGVSTSGNGNSADGRDHWPYCYTAMVAGAGITPGAVYGESDKTASAPSKSPVHPAELLATIYHSFGIHPETIVYNHLNQPRELVKAQAITSLFV, via the coding sequence ATGTTAGTTATCCCCGGTCAAGCTGGAAAAGATATGTGCGATCCCCATCTCGGGGTTTCGCGTCGCGCTTTGCTGCGTGTGGGCGGTACTGGCCTGTTTGGTCTTTCACTCGGTCAGATGCTGGGCCTCAAGGCACAGGCCAATGATTCGGCTCTCGCCACCGGTGGCCCGGGCTGGAACAAAGCCAAAAGCATTATTCTGGTCTATCTTCAAGGGGGCCCGAGTCATCTCGACCTGTGGGATCCCAAGGAAAATGTTCCCGATAATGTCCGCAGTGCGTTTGCCCCCATTTCGACCAAACTGCCAGGCGTCAAATTCACCGAGATTCTGCCCAAACTGGCCCAGGTGAATGACAAATTCACATTGATCCGGTCGATGAGCTATACGCCCAATGGCCTCTTCAATCACACCGCCGCCATTTATCAGATGATGACTGGCTACACGACAGATAAAGTCAGTCCTTCAGGCCAGTTGGAACCTCCTTCGCCCAAGGATTTTCCTAACTTTGGCTCCAACATCATCCGCTTGAAACCACCCAAAGAGCAGATGCTTCCCTTCGTCATGCTCCCCAGACCACTTCAGGAAAGTAACGTCGTCGGCAAAGGAGGCACGGCTGGCTTTTTGGGCAAAGCCTACGATCCTTACACGCTCTATCCCGATGGCGACGACATGGACATGGCCAAGATGGAGCGTATTCGGATTGACGATCTGCAATTGCGGCCCGAAGTTTATGCGACACGTCTCGAACGGCGGGCACGCCTCCGTGAACAGATCAATTCACTCATGCCCCGCATGGATGAAGCCGTCGCCGACTACAAACTGGGTGAATACTACGATCAGGCTCTCGGTCTGATTATCTCCGGCCGCGCCCGGGAAGCATTCGCTATTTCCACCGAAGACGATGCTACCCGCGATCTCTATGGACGCAACACCTTCGGTCAAAGCCTGCTATTGGCTCGCCGCCTGGTTGAAGCCGGGACCCGTGTGGTCGAAGTGGTCTGGCCGAAAGTGGCGAACAGCGATAATCACTCGTGGGATCATCACGTTGGTTTGACAGATCGCATGAAAAAACAGTCCGGCCCCATGTTCGATGCCGGTCTGTCAGGTCTCATTACCGATCTCGATCAGCGTGGATTGCTCAACGAAACCCTCGTGGTCGCTGTCGGTGAGTTCGGTCGCAGCCCGCAAAAGGGCGTCAGCACGTCCGGTAACGGTAACAGTGCTGATGGTCGCGATCACTGGCCTTATTGCTATACCGCCATGGTGGCCGGTGCAGGTATTACGCCAGGAGCCGTCTATGGCGAAAGTGATAAAACGGCATCAGCCCCCAGCAAGTCGCCCGTTCATCCGGCAGAACTTCTGGCCACGATCTACCACTCGTTTGGCATCCATCCGGAAACGATCGTCTACAATCACCTGAACCAGCCACGAGAGTTGGTCAAGGCCCAGGCCATTACCTCACTCTTCGTGTAA
- a CDS encoding carboxy terminal-processing peptidase produces MIQRLPSRAVAGLVACLCFMAASTIFAQNLGKTSSSEQTTARLAADMISKYHIGQKPVDDRISQLTFTRYLKDLDPAKLYFTKADIDEFSPYKDKLDDLLKAGNVEFSHLVFQRYLQRLTERVAIAHQLIDLPHDFTVDESMVTDGDLLAYAATPEELNERWRKRIKFELVSLLLDDKTIEEARKQVHKRYDTLLKAAKGTEPSEILEIYLSAVAHSFDPHSSYMSPQTVEDFQISMRLSLEGIGAALRSIDGYVTVSEVVPGGAAEKDGRLKANDKIVAVAQDGEDYVDVVEMKLNRVVRLIRGMGGTKVKLKVVNAANETSEVVLTRQKIELKAQEVKGEIIPLETRIPGAKGRIGVINIPSFYRDFGGAQAGQDNFKSTSRDVAKALQEFDKQGGVDAVVIDLRMNGGGALTEAIEVSGLFIDQGPVVQIKEPNGKIKSYDDEDPGVMYKGPLVVLCNRLSASASEIFAAAIKDYGRGIVVGDTTTHGKGTVQHVMPISNRMFSVLNNQDLGSVKLTINQFYRVNGDSTQNRGVPSDVVLPSLVDHMDLGESFLENALAFDQVPKAAHPIYDMTPANVLAALKEQSARRIAAEADFDKIRNDVTRFDARKNRKTISLNQETLKKERDEEKAVEEIRKEEEEHETKGTNGPIFKKTPYNDEVLKIASEYVTLLRQAKTAKR; encoded by the coding sequence ATGATTCAGCGATTGCCGTCTCGAGCGGTGGCAGGTCTTGTCGCATGTTTGTGCTTCATGGCTGCCTCCACGATTTTTGCCCAGAACCTGGGGAAGACCTCCTCCAGTGAGCAAACGACTGCTCGCTTGGCTGCGGATATGATCAGTAAGTACCACATCGGCCAAAAGCCGGTGGATGACCGAATTTCCCAACTGACGTTTACCCGATACTTGAAGGATCTTGATCCGGCGAAGCTCTACTTCACCAAGGCAGATATCGACGAATTCAGTCCCTACAAGGACAAGCTGGATGACCTGCTGAAGGCGGGGAATGTGGAGTTTTCCCATCTGGTGTTCCAGCGTTATCTGCAACGACTCACCGAACGGGTGGCGATTGCTCACCAACTGATTGATTTGCCCCACGACTTCACCGTTGATGAATCGATGGTGACCGATGGCGATCTGCTGGCGTACGCCGCCACTCCCGAAGAGCTCAACGAACGCTGGAGAAAACGCATCAAGTTTGAGCTCGTCTCGCTCTTGTTGGATGACAAAACGATTGAAGAGGCCAGGAAGCAGGTGCATAAGCGCTACGACACGCTGCTGAAAGCTGCCAAGGGAACGGAACCTTCCGAGATTCTCGAGATTTATCTTTCGGCTGTGGCTCACTCGTTTGATCCCCATTCGAGCTATATGTCGCCTCAGACTGTGGAAGATTTCCAGATTTCGATGCGATTGAGCCTCGAAGGGATTGGAGCGGCTCTGCGTTCCATCGATGGTTATGTCACGGTTTCTGAAGTTGTGCCTGGTGGTGCCGCCGAGAAGGATGGCCGTCTCAAAGCGAATGACAAGATTGTCGCTGTCGCCCAGGACGGTGAAGATTACGTCGATGTTGTCGAGATGAAGCTTAATCGCGTGGTCCGCCTGATTCGTGGCATGGGCGGTACGAAAGTGAAGCTCAAAGTGGTGAATGCTGCTAACGAGACCAGCGAAGTCGTATTGACCCGTCAGAAAATCGAACTGAAGGCCCAGGAAGTCAAGGGGGAGATTATCCCGCTCGAAACTCGCATTCCTGGTGCCAAGGGCCGGATTGGTGTGATTAATATTCCATCGTTCTACCGTGATTTTGGTGGAGCACAGGCTGGACAGGACAATTTCAAAAGCACGTCCCGCGATGTTGCCAAAGCCCTGCAGGAATTTGACAAGCAGGGTGGAGTCGATGCCGTCGTGATTGATCTGCGAATGAATGGCGGCGGTGCCTTGACCGAAGCGATTGAAGTCTCAGGGCTGTTTATCGATCAGGGACCAGTGGTGCAGATCAAGGAACCCAACGGCAAAATCAAGTCTTACGACGACGAAGACCCCGGAGTGATGTACAAGGGCCCGCTGGTCGTCCTGTGCAATCGACTGAGTGCTTCTGCCTCGGAGATCTTTGCAGCGGCGATCAAAGATTATGGCCGTGGGATCGTGGTGGGTGATACCACAACGCACGGTAAGGGGACTGTGCAGCATGTGATGCCGATCAGTAATCGGATGTTCTCAGTACTCAACAACCAGGATCTGGGTTCGGTCAAGCTGACCATTAATCAGTTCTACCGGGTCAATGGTGACAGCACGCAGAACCGTGGAGTTCCTTCGGATGTGGTGCTCCCTTCACTTGTCGATCACATGGATCTGGGGGAATCCTTCCTCGAGAATGCACTGGCTTTCGATCAGGTTCCCAAGGCGGCACATCCTATTTATGACATGACACCTGCCAATGTTCTGGCTGCTCTGAAAGAACAAAGTGCCCGTCGTATCGCTGCTGAAGCTGACTTTGACAAGATTCGTAATGATGTCACACGCTTCGATGCTCGCAAGAACCGCAAGACGATCTCTCTGAATCAGGAAACGCTCAAGAAAGAGCGCGATGAAGAGAAGGCTGTGGAAGAGATCCGCAAGGAAGAGGAAGAGCACGAAACCAAGGGAACCAATGGGCCAATCTTCAAGAAGACGCCCTATAATGATGAAGTGCTCAAGATCGCCAGCGAGTATGTGACCTTGCTGCGTCAGGCGAAGACAGCCAAGCGATAA
- a CDS encoding DUF1549 domain-containing protein, with translation MLTDEAYECKPQDEHHEAQGNGFWLQPKLQQLLTAPFGSGCAMPQPACLFGQSFPSLADLLSFVRNLLCRATFAILMAASSIGLASSWAEDQPKEGAETKPVSFHSQIKPLLQSRCSGCHQAAKSQGEYILTDFASMMKPGETGSPSIVPGKPEESYLISQIQRNDKGQAEMPKGLPALSQVEIDLVTRWIREGAKDDSPPAELRIFDQEHPPVYSRLPLITSLDYSKDGKLLGVAGFHEALILDSTTGAVVARLIGQSERIETVRFSPDGTRVLIVGGNPGRTGEFQIWKTADWSLETSATVTFDTLYGGSWSPDGKLVALGGADNSVRAFNAATGEQVLFQGAHSDWVRDTVFSKDGSHLISVGRDMTTKLTEVATQRFVDNVTSITPGALKGGIQAIARHPERDEIIVGGSDGIARVYRVFRVTNRVIGDDANLIRHMPALPGRIFSVAVSPDGQRFAAASSLDGQGHWAIYDYTFDTSLPDDIKAINQKVVTSRSAEEKEKLEKYLTLNTKVLAQGSLPESSLYTLAFSPDGQTLAIGGADGLLRQMNATTGEPTKTFPVVNLAQNDQTASAGAATKKVAPPATASQEGLSSQESLPSGRTIVSLSMAPENLEFTSRFSSVQLLVFAKLDNGDVIDGTRLVKYSTSQAPFVVVSPTGLVEPRETGAGELVIQWGELSAKTSVKAHWPAQESPVDFVRDVNPVLSKLGCNQGTCHGAAQGKNGFKLSLRGYDPLFDLRGFTDDLAGRRINLASPQDSLMLLKPTMVTPHVGGHLLNRDEIYYSIIESWIAQGAKLNLSTPRVTSISLEPENPIIQKVGGQQQFRVMATYADGARRDVTRESFIETGNMEVATASRSGLLTSLRRGEAPILARFEGAYAATTLTVMGDRTGFAWQTPESWGRIDELVANKWGRMKIQPSGLCSDAEFLRRVNLDLTGLPPTADKVRSFLADPRPTRVKRDEVVDQLVGSPDYVEFWTNKWADLLQVNRKFLGAEGAAAYRQWIREQVAGNLPYDEFARRVLTAQGSNKDQPAASYFKILRTPEDAMENTTHLFLAIRFNCNKCHDHPFEKWTQDQYYETAAYFAQIDRERDPASGDRRIGGTAVEGATPLYEIIKDKSSGDVIHDRTKAVAPPRFPYEVNANLPEQASRREQLAGWMTSTDNRYFAKSYVNRLWGYMLGVGIIEPIDDIRAGNPPSNPELLDELTREFLTHGFDTQHMMRLICKSRTYQLSVDANKWNEDDKINYSHAMARRLPAEVLFDSIFRGTGAVSKFPGVPAGARAAALPDSGVELPSGFLNTFGRPTRESACECERSSGLQLGPVMALISGPTVAEAVEDPANELAKLTQQITDDKQLINEVFLRMVGRPATDAEVNAAVESMNQIAGDHRKVETLYQQREAQWKEIFSRLEAQRLERLALAEKELQSFEAEFLPKRMQEEQQRQQTLAQQQEASQKRREELKETLVKEWKSPVPIEQLSPAWHTVVPKEAKSSLNASLTIQPDQSILAESKPGNNHLYTIVAETQVRGITGFRLEALTDVRLPSRGPGLAPGGNFVLTEIEVEAAPLDKPKQKKKLKLKRAVADFSQENYAVETAFDGKRNPNNNGWAIHPQVGKTHWATFEFDQPIDFEAGTQLTFLLDQRYTDGLHALGRFRISLTTASVPLQVGLPPLVEMAVLNPEARTPEMQAALEEFIIAQDEGLRKIETEIARLSSPLPPDPRHVALQEAVATAKQPIPEDRLLVSRRTDKEMSTKQLENLRLTMVQDVAWALINSPEFLFNH, from the coding sequence GTGCTGACGGATGAAGCTTACGAGTGCAAACCGCAAGACGAGCATCATGAGGCTCAAGGGAACGGTTTCTGGTTGCAGCCAAAACTGCAACAATTGTTGACCGCTCCTTTCGGTTCCGGATGTGCCATGCCTCAACCCGCCTGCCTTTTTGGACAATCGTTCCCATCCCTTGCGGATCTGTTGTCTTTTGTTCGCAATCTTCTCTGTCGCGCCACGTTCGCCATTCTGATGGCTGCCAGCAGCATCGGACTTGCCTCGTCATGGGCAGAAGATCAGCCTAAAGAGGGTGCCGAGACCAAGCCTGTCAGCTTTCATTCTCAGATCAAGCCATTGCTGCAGTCTCGATGCTCAGGTTGCCACCAGGCGGCTAAATCGCAGGGCGAGTACATTCTCACTGATTTTGCCAGCATGATGAAGCCGGGCGAAACCGGCTCGCCCTCGATCGTTCCCGGCAAGCCCGAAGAGAGCTACCTCATTTCGCAAATCCAGCGGAATGACAAAGGGCAGGCCGAAATGCCCAAAGGCCTCCCCGCCCTTTCACAGGTGGAAATTGATCTGGTGACGCGCTGGATTCGCGAGGGTGCCAAAGATGATTCTCCACCTGCAGAACTGAGAATCTTCGATCAGGAGCATCCCCCCGTCTATAGCCGGCTCCCATTGATCACCTCGCTGGACTATTCCAAGGATGGCAAGCTCCTTGGAGTGGCAGGCTTCCATGAAGCGTTGATTCTCGACAGCACGACAGGTGCTGTGGTCGCTCGCTTGATTGGACAATCGGAACGCATTGAGACTGTCCGGTTCTCGCCTGATGGGACCCGTGTTCTCATCGTCGGTGGAAATCCTGGTCGCACGGGCGAATTCCAGATTTGGAAAACTGCAGACTGGTCGCTCGAAACGTCGGCTACAGTCACTTTCGATACCCTCTATGGCGGAAGCTGGTCACCCGATGGAAAACTCGTCGCGCTGGGCGGGGCTGATAATTCTGTCCGAGCCTTCAATGCCGCCACGGGAGAGCAGGTGCTGTTTCAAGGGGCACACAGTGATTGGGTGCGCGATACCGTCTTCAGCAAGGATGGCTCGCACTTGATTTCTGTCGGTCGCGATATGACGACCAAACTGACCGAAGTCGCCACTCAGCGGTTTGTTGATAACGTGACTTCGATCACACCCGGTGCACTCAAAGGCGGCATACAGGCCATTGCCCGGCATCCTGAGCGCGATGAGATCATTGTCGGTGGATCCGACGGTATTGCCCGCGTGTACCGTGTTTTCCGCGTGACGAATCGCGTGATTGGTGATGATGCCAACCTCATCCGGCATATGCCCGCTCTGCCGGGAAGAATCTTCTCCGTGGCAGTCAGCCCCGATGGTCAGCGTTTTGCAGCAGCCTCTTCTCTCGATGGCCAGGGCCACTGGGCGATTTATGATTACACATTTGATACGTCACTTCCTGATGACATCAAAGCAATTAATCAGAAAGTGGTCACTTCCCGGTCAGCCGAAGAGAAAGAGAAGCTCGAAAAGTACCTCACGTTGAACACGAAAGTTCTGGCCCAGGGGAGCTTGCCAGAAAGTTCGCTCTACACACTCGCCTTTTCGCCCGATGGGCAGACATTGGCAATTGGTGGAGCCGACGGTCTGCTCCGGCAGATGAACGCGACCACTGGCGAACCGACGAAAACTTTCCCAGTTGTCAATCTCGCGCAGAATGACCAGACGGCTTCCGCAGGAGCCGCCACAAAGAAGGTGGCTCCACCCGCGACAGCGAGTCAGGAAGGGCTTTCCAGCCAGGAATCTTTGCCTTCTGGCCGGACAATTGTCTCATTGTCAATGGCTCCGGAAAATCTGGAGTTCACCAGCCGTTTTTCATCTGTGCAACTGCTGGTCTTCGCCAAACTGGATAACGGCGACGTGATCGATGGCACGCGACTGGTCAAGTATTCGACAAGTCAGGCACCCTTCGTTGTCGTCTCTCCCACCGGGCTGGTCGAACCTCGCGAGACCGGTGCAGGTGAGCTCGTGATTCAATGGGGCGAACTCTCCGCCAAAACTTCGGTTAAAGCTCATTGGCCGGCCCAGGAAAGCCCGGTCGACTTTGTGCGTGATGTGAATCCCGTGTTGTCAAAGCTGGGTTGCAATCAGGGAACCTGCCACGGAGCGGCTCAAGGCAAGAATGGTTTCAAGCTCTCATTGCGAGGCTATGACCCGCTGTTTGATCTGCGGGGGTTCACCGACGATCTGGCTGGCCGACGTATCAATCTGGCTTCACCTCAAGACAGCCTCATGCTCTTAAAGCCCACGATGGTGACACCCCACGTCGGCGGACATCTGCTCAATCGCGACGAGATCTATTACTCCATTATCGAAAGCTGGATCGCTCAGGGTGCCAAACTCAATCTCTCGACGCCGCGAGTGACCTCTATCAGTCTGGAGCCCGAGAATCCTATCATCCAGAAAGTGGGCGGGCAGCAACAGTTCCGTGTCATGGCCACCTATGCCGATGGAGCACGGCGGGATGTGACTCGCGAGTCATTTATTGAGACGGGCAATATGGAGGTGGCGACCGCCAGCCGTTCGGGCCTGTTGACATCTCTGCGCCGGGGTGAAGCTCCCATTCTCGCCCGCTTTGAAGGCGCTTACGCCGCAACGACGCTCACCGTGATGGGGGATCGCACTGGATTTGCCTGGCAAACGCCTGAAAGTTGGGGTCGCATTGATGAACTCGTGGCCAACAAGTGGGGGCGAATGAAGATTCAGCCCAGCGGGCTCTGCTCAGATGCTGAATTTCTCCGCCGGGTCAATCTTGACCTGACGGGCCTGCCACCCACGGCTGACAAAGTCAGGTCTTTCCTGGCAGATCCCAGGCCCACGCGTGTCAAACGCGACGAAGTGGTCGATCAACTTGTCGGGAGCCCGGACTATGTCGAATTCTGGACCAACAAATGGGCCGATTTACTGCAGGTGAATCGCAAGTTCCTCGGAGCCGAAGGTGCGGCCGCCTATCGGCAATGGATTCGGGAACAGGTGGCTGGCAATCTCCCTTATGACGAGTTCGCCCGCAGAGTTTTGACCGCGCAAGGTTCAAACAAAGACCAGCCCGCAGCCTCATACTTCAAGATCCTGCGGACTCCCGAAGATGCTATGGAGAACACCACCCATTTGTTCCTGGCGATTCGCTTCAACTGCAACAAATGCCACGACCATCCCTTCGAAAAATGGACTCAGGATCAGTATTACGAAACGGCTGCTTATTTCGCCCAGATTGATCGCGAACGAGATCCTGCCTCGGGAGATCGCCGCATTGGTGGAACAGCCGTCGAAGGGGCCACACCTCTTTACGAGATCATCAAAGACAAGTCCTCAGGCGATGTGATACATGATCGCACCAAGGCGGTGGCACCACCTCGCTTCCCTTACGAAGTGAATGCCAACTTGCCCGAGCAGGCATCGCGTCGGGAGCAGCTGGCCGGCTGGATGACGTCCACAGACAACCGCTACTTCGCGAAAAGCTATGTCAACCGTTTGTGGGGTTACATGCTGGGTGTCGGGATCATTGAACCGATTGATGATATTCGCGCCGGAAACCCGCCGAGTAATCCCGAACTGCTCGATGAGCTCACTCGCGAGTTCCTCACGCACGGTTTCGACACTCAGCACATGATGCGGCTGATCTGCAAATCGCGCACATACCAGCTTTCTGTCGATGCCAACAAATGGAACGAAGACGACAAAATCAACTACTCGCACGCCATGGCTCGCCGTCTTCCTGCAGAAGTCCTCTTTGATTCGATCTTCCGCGGGACCGGGGCCGTATCGAAGTTTCCTGGTGTGCCGGCAGGAGCACGGGCCGCTGCACTTCCCGATTCAGGAGTCGAATTACCCAGTGGTTTCCTCAATACTTTTGGTCGCCCCACTCGTGAAAGTGCCTGTGAATGCGAACGGAGCAGCGGGTTGCAGTTAGGACCTGTCATGGCACTCATCAGTGGTCCCACAGTGGCCGAAGCGGTCGAAGATCCTGCCAACGAACTGGCCAAACTCACACAGCAGATCACCGATGACAAGCAACTGATCAATGAAGTTTTCCTCAGAATGGTCGGACGCCCTGCCACAGATGCCGAAGTCAATGCAGCTGTCGAGAGCATGAACCAGATTGCGGGTGATCATCGCAAGGTGGAAACGCTTTATCAGCAGCGCGAAGCCCAGTGGAAAGAAATCTTCTCCCGTCTGGAAGCCCAGCGTCTTGAACGCCTGGCACTGGCCGAAAAGGAGTTGCAGAGCTTTGAAGCAGAGTTTCTCCCGAAGCGCATGCAGGAGGAACAGCAGAGACAGCAGACTTTGGCTCAACAACAGGAGGCCAGCCAGAAACGCCGTGAAGAATTGAAAGAAACGCTCGTGAAAGAGTGGAAATCACCAGTTCCCATCGAACAGCTATCGCCGGCATGGCACACAGTTGTCCCTAAAGAGGCCAAATCGAGCCTGAATGCCTCGCTCACCATCCAGCCTGATCAATCGATTCTCGCTGAGAGCAAGCCCGGCAATAACCACCTCTACACCATTGTGGCAGAGACCCAGGTGCGCGGTATTACCGGCTTCCGCCTCGAAGCGTTGACGGATGTCAGACTTCCTTCGCGCGGCCCGGGTCTGGCCCCCGGCGGCAACTTTGTCCTGACAGAAATCGAAGTCGAAGCGGCACCGCTCGATAAACCGAAGCAAAAGAAGAAGCTCAAACTCAAGCGGGCCGTCGCCGATTTCTCACAGGAGAATTATGCGGTAGAAACCGCCTTCGACGGTAAACGGAACCCCAACAACAATGGCTGGGCCATTCATCCTCAAGTCGGCAAAACTCACTGGGCCACCTTCGAATTCGATCAGCCCATCGACTTTGAAGCCGGCACTCAACTGACGTTCCTGCTCGATCAGCGTTACACCGATGGTTTGCACGCCTTGGGCCGATTCCGGATCTCGCTCACGACCGCCTCCGTTCCGCTTCAGGTGGGCTTGCCGCCTCTGGTCGAAATGGCCGTGTTGAATCCAGAAGCTCGTACACCAGAAATGCAGGCCGCCCTCGAAGAATTCATCATCGCTCAGGATGAAGGACTTCGGAAAATTGAAACCGAAATTGCCAGGCTAAGTTCTCCATTACCACCTGATCCCAGGCATGTCGCACTTCAGGAGGCCGTCGCGACAGCGAAACAGCCCATCCCGGAAGATCGTCTGCTCGTCTCACGCCGCACAGATAAAGAGATGAGTACAAAGCAACTGGAAAATCTCCGGTTGACGATGGTGCAGGATGTCGCCTGGGCTCTCATTAACAGTCCCGAGTTTCTGTTTAACCACTAG
- a CDS encoding alpha/beta fold hydrolase, with protein MPYFETTAGRVFAVVQGEGPPVVLLHGFPLTHRMWREQMVPLSANHQLIVPDFPGFGQTSLAKDSLSIDDYAIVTFALLDVIAPQQPVHVAGLSMGGYIAMGMLRQAADRIRSLALLNTKREADSAEAAQKRLAMADKLLVEGSRVAAEAMMPIVMAPDVNEDRPALFDFVRDLMISQAARGLAVAQRAMASRPDSTELLAKCSVSVLVVAGSEDKITPPQGMAEMARDIPGSQFVTIADAGHLSPLEKPVAVNEALLSHFQRCR; from the coding sequence ATGCCCTATTTTGAAACAACTGCCGGTCGAGTCTTTGCTGTCGTTCAAGGTGAAGGGCCGCCCGTTGTTCTGCTGCACGGCTTCCCTTTGACTCATCGCATGTGGCGCGAGCAGATGGTGCCGCTTTCAGCGAATCATCAGTTGATCGTCCCCGATTTTCCCGGCTTCGGGCAGACTTCGCTGGCGAAAGATAGCCTGTCGATCGATGACTATGCGATCGTCACCTTTGCCCTTCTGGATGTCATTGCCCCGCAGCAACCTGTTCATGTGGCGGGTCTCTCCATGGGAGGGTACATCGCCATGGGGATGTTGCGCCAGGCGGCTGATCGAATCCGTTCGCTGGCACTGCTCAATACGAAACGTGAAGCCGATTCCGCCGAAGCTGCCCAGAAGCGGTTGGCCATGGCTGATAAACTGCTGGTCGAAGGCAGCCGGGTGGCTGCCGAGGCCATGATGCCGATCGTGATGGCGCCGGATGTCAACGAAGACCGGCCGGCACTCTTTGATTTTGTGCGTGATCTGATGATCTCACAGGCCGCCCGTGGTTTGGCTGTCGCCCAGCGGGCCATGGCCAGTCGACCAGACTCGACAGAACTACTGGCCAAATGCTCCGTTTCTGTGCTCGTCGTGGCCGGTTCCGAGGACAAGATCACACCACCACAAGGGATGGCGGAAATGGCTCGCGATATTCCCGGCTCACAGTTCGTCACAATTGCCGATGCCGGGCATCTCTCTCCACTGGAAAAACCAGTGGCAGTGAACGAAGCACTGCTCAGCCACTTTCAAAGATGTCGGTAA